A stretch of the bacterium SCSIO 12827 genome encodes the following:
- a CDS encoding UDP-N-acetylmuramoyl-L-alanine--D-glutamate ligase produces MIDVFYFYKMPVAVLGLGRSGLATCKALIDSDAEVWAWDDNEDSRQRAREMDIPLVDLYTCNWQEVTTLVLSPGIPFHYPEPHPVVNLAKAAGCEVVSDIELLARAQRDAAYIGITGTNGKSTTTSLVGHIMQLSGREADIGGNLGPPALSLESLGEGDTYILEMSSYQLDLTVSITWDIAVLLNISPDHLDRHGDMDGYVAAKRQIFHRQTEPKSAIIGVDDKYCEAIYEDLADAGEQVVVPISGERRIHGGVYVVNGILVDDMDGQEVPVTDLKDIPALQGPHNWQNAAAAYAACRRAGVEGRVIMACLQSFPGLVHRQEPVEVVDGVAFINDSKATNAAAAAKALVCYDTIYWIAGGRPKEGGITGLAEYFPRLKHAYLVGEAALGFGQTLDGKVPFTISGEVKKAVDQAFAQAKKDKAEKPVVLLSPACASFDQFASFEDRGDAFKDAVEALPGKHLDPTEAPDAFRADIAGEAV; encoded by the coding sequence ATGATCGACGTCTTCTATTTCTACAAAATGCCGGTCGCGGTCCTCGGCCTCGGCCGTTCGGGTCTGGCGACCTGCAAAGCGCTGATCGACAGTGATGCCGAGGTTTGGGCCTGGGACGACAACGAAGACAGCCGCCAACGCGCCCGCGAGATGGATATCCCCCTGGTCGATCTCTACACCTGCAACTGGCAGGAGGTGACGACCCTGGTGCTCAGCCCCGGCATTCCGTTCCACTATCCCGAACCGCATCCGGTGGTGAATTTGGCCAAGGCCGCCGGTTGCGAGGTCGTCAGCGATATCGAACTTCTGGCCCGCGCTCAGCGCGACGCGGCTTACATCGGCATCACCGGGACCAACGGCAAATCGACCACCACGTCGCTGGTCGGCCACATCATGCAATTGTCCGGGCGCGAAGCGGACATCGGTGGCAATCTCGGCCCGCCCGCCCTGTCGCTTGAGTCGCTGGGCGAGGGAGACACCTACATTCTCGAGATGTCGTCCTATCAGCTCGACTTGACGGTCTCCATCACCTGGGACATCGCGGTGCTGCTGAACATCAGCCCCGACCATCTGGACCGGCACGGCGACATGGACGGCTACGTCGCGGCCAAGCGCCAGATATTCCACCGCCAGACCGAACCCAAGTCGGCGATCATCGGCGTCGACGATAAATACTGCGAAGCGATCTACGAAGACCTGGCCGACGCGGGCGAGCAGGTCGTGGTGCCGATCTCGGGCGAACGGCGGATCCATGGCGGCGTCTACGTGGTCAACGGCATTCTGGTCGACGACATGGACGGCCAGGAAGTGCCGGTCACGGACCTCAAGGACATTCCCGCCCTGCAGGGGCCGCACAATTGGCAGAACGCGGCGGCGGCCTATGCCGCCTGCCGGCGTGCCGGGGTCGAAGGCCGGGTCATCATGGCCTGCCTGCAAAGCTTCCCCGGTCTGGTCCACCGCCAGGAACCGGTCGAGGTCGTTGACGGCGTTGCTTTCATCAACGATTCCAAGGCGACCAATGCCGCCGCCGCCGCCAAGGCGCTGGTCTGCTACGACACGATCTATTGGATCGCCGGCGGCCGCCCCAAGGAAGGCGGCATCACGGGGCTTGCCGAGTATTTCCCGCGCCTCAAACACGCCTATCTGGTCGGCGAGGCGGCGCTGGGCTTCGGTCAGACGCTGGACGGTAAGGTGCCCTTCACCATTTCCGGCGAGGTCAAAAAGGCGGTCGATCAGGCTTTTGCCCAGGCCAAAAAAGACAAGGCGGAGAAACCCGTGGTCCTGCTGTCGCCGGCTTGCGCGTCGTTCGACCAGTTCGCCAGCTTCGAGGACCGGGGCGATGCCTTCAAGGATGCGGTCGAGGCGTTGCCCGGCAAGCATCTTGACCCGACCGAAGCGCCCGATGCATTCAGGGCCGACATCGCGGGGGAGGCTGTCTAG
- the mraY gene encoding phospho-N-acetylmuramoyl-pentapeptide-transferase translates to MLYEILFPMAGEFAVLNVFRYLTFRTGGAVITALIISFMVGPVLIEVLKAKQKGGQPIRDDGPESHLITKQGTPTMGGLLILIASVVATLLWMDLASGFVWTALGVTIGYGVIGFLDDYLKVSKRNSKGLPGKLKLVLQISIAGVAAFWVSAHLPDPLATTLALPFFKNVLVDLGWMFIVFACFVMVGSSNSVNLTDGLDGLAIVPVMIAAGVFALIAYLVGNTVFANYLQLHYVPGSGELAVFMGSLVGAALGFLWYNAPPAKVFMGDTGSLALGGALGAVAVITKHELVLAIVGGLFVLETVSVIVQVISFKLTGRRVFRMAPLHHHFEQKGWAEATIVIRFWIIATILALAGLATLKLR, encoded by the coding sequence ATGCTGTATGAAATCCTGTTCCCCATGGCCGGTGAGTTCGCGGTGCTTAACGTGTTCCGCTACCTGACCTTCCGCACGGGCGGCGCCGTCATCACGGCCCTGATCATCAGTTTCATGGTCGGCCCGGTGCTGATTGAGGTGCTGAAGGCGAAGCAGAAAGGCGGCCAGCCGATCCGCGACGACGGTCCGGAAAGCCACCTGATCACCAAACAGGGCACGCCGACCATGGGCGGGCTTTTGATCCTGATCGCCTCGGTCGTGGCGACCCTGTTGTGGATGGACTTGGCAAGCGGCTTCGTGTGGACGGCATTGGGCGTGACCATCGGTTACGGCGTGATCGGTTTCCTTGACGACTACCTGAAGGTGAGCAAGCGCAATTCCAAGGGCCTGCCCGGCAAGCTGAAATTGGTCCTGCAGATTTCCATCGCGGGGGTCGCCGCGTTCTGGGTCTCGGCACATCTGCCGGATCCCCTGGCGACCACCCTGGCCCTGCCGTTCTTCAAGAACGTGTTGGTCGATCTGGGCTGGATGTTCATCGTGTTCGCTTGTTTCGTCATGGTCGGCTCCAGCAATTCCGTGAACCTGACCGACGGCTTGGACGGGCTTGCCATCGTGCCGGTGATGATCGCCGCCGGGGTGTTCGCGCTGATCGCCTATCTGGTCGGCAACACCGTGTTCGCCAACTATCTGCAACTCCACTATGTACCCGGGTCCGGCGAACTGGCCGTGTTCATGGGCTCGCTGGTGGGGGCGGCGCTTGGCTTCCTTTGGTACAACGCGCCGCCGGCCAAGGTCTTCATGGGCGATACGGGATCCTTGGCGTTGGGGGGGGCCCTCGGCGCCGTCGCCGTCATCACCAAACACGAACTGGTGCTGGCCATCGTCGGCGGCCTGTTCGTGCTGGAGACCGTGTCCGTCATCGTGCAGGTGATTTCGTTCAAGCTGACCGGCCGCCGTGTGTTCCGCATGGCGCCCCTGCACCATCATTTCGAACAGAAGGGATGGGCCGAGGCCACCATCGTCATCCGCTTCTGGATTATCGCGACCATCCTGGCCCTCGCGGGCCTCGCCACTCTGAAGCTGCGGTGA
- a CDS encoding UDP-N-acetylmuramoylalanyl-D-glutamyl-2,6-diaminopimelate--D-alanyl-D-alanine ligase → MTKAPYVLWNAGAAAAATEGDAVGEWQATGVSIDTRSLNPGDLFVAIKGVASDGHDHAQVALDKGAAGVVVRRDFSGLSKDAPGMRVDDTTQALEGLGRAARDRSRAKVCAVTGSVGKTGSKDALAMILERRGEVHASKGNLNNHWGLPLSLARMPIEATSAVFEMGMNHPGEIRPLSQMARPNVALITTVELVHSEYFRSVEEIADAKAEIFDGLVAGGTAVLNRDNPMFERLSAAARNAGAGQIISFGLHDAADVRATETRPDALGTGVLADVAGTALRYRVGVPGRHWVLNTLGVLAAAKAMGADPVVAAAMLARLAPPKGRGNRLAIPFAGGELTLIDESYNASPVAVTAAIEVLGMSEPAKGGRRIAVLGDMLELGDASDDMHRALAAPLAQRHIDTVFTAGPGMGNLFDELPREMRGGHAETSDKLAPLVASAVRPGDVILVKGSFGSRMGAVVDALTALADTHSDHEHGNGGRGRAVNGE, encoded by the coding sequence ATGACGAAAGCCCCTTACGTGCTGTGGAACGCCGGTGCCGCCGCCGCCGCGACGGAAGGCGATGCCGTCGGCGAATGGCAGGCCACGGGCGTGTCCATCGATACCCGCAGCCTCAATCCCGGCGACCTGTTCGTCGCCATCAAGGGGGTTGCCTCTGACGGTCATGACCATGCCCAGGTGGCATTGGATAAGGGTGCGGCCGGCGTGGTCGTGCGTCGCGATTTTTCCGGCCTGTCCAAGGATGCCCCCGGCATGCGGGTCGACGACACCACGCAGGCCCTGGAAGGCCTGGGTCGCGCCGCTCGGGACCGGTCGCGGGCCAAGGTCTGCGCCGTTACCGGCAGTGTCGGTAAGACCGGCAGCAAGGACGCCCTGGCCATGATCCTGGAACGCCGGGGCGAGGTTCATGCCTCGAAGGGCAATCTGAACAACCATTGGGGCCTGCCCCTCAGCCTGGCCCGAATGCCGATCGAGGCGACCTCCGCCGTGTTCGAAATGGGCATGAACCATCCCGGTGAAATCCGCCCGCTGTCGCAGATGGCGCGCCCCAATGTCGCCCTGATCACCACGGTCGAGCTGGTCCACAGCGAATACTTCCGGTCGGTGGAGGAAATCGCCGACGCCAAGGCGGAAATCTTCGACGGCCTGGTCGCGGGCGGAACGGCCGTGCTTAACCGCGACAATCCCATGTTCGAACGCCTATCCGCCGCCGCCCGCAATGCCGGGGCAGGGCAGATCATATCCTTCGGCCTGCACGATGCGGCCGACGTTCGGGCCACGGAAACCCGCCCCGACGCGCTGGGCACCGGCGTGCTGGCGGATGTCGCCGGGACGGCGTTGCGCTACCGCGTCGGTGTGCCGGGCCGTCATTGGGTTCTCAACACGCTGGGCGTCCTCGCCGCTGCCAAGGCCATGGGGGCGGACCCGGTCGTGGCCGCCGCCATGCTGGCGCGTCTGGCGCCGCCCAAGGGCCGGGGCAATCGCCTGGCCATTCCATTTGCAGGAGGGGAATTGACCCTGATCGACGAAAGCTACAACGCCAGCCCTGTCGCCGTGACCGCCGCCATTGAGGTTCTGGGCATGAGCGAGCCGGCCAAGGGCGGGCGGCGCATCGCCGTGCTGGGTGACATGCTGGAACTGGGTGACGCGTCCGACGACATGCACCGCGCGCTGGCGGCCCCCCTGGCCCAGCGCCACATCGACACGGTGTTCACCGCCGGTCCCGGCATGGGCAACCTGTTCGACGAATTGCCCCGTGAGATGCGCGGTGGCCATGCGGAAACCTCCGACAAGTTGGCGCCTCTGGTTGCCTCGGCCGTGCGGCCCGGCGACGTGATCCTGGTCAAGGGATCATTCGGGTCGCGCATGGGGGCCGTGGTCGATGCGCTGACGGCATTGGCCGACACCCATTCGGATCATGAACACGGCAACGGCGGCCGCGGCCGCGCCGTTAACGGGGAATAG
- a CDS encoding UDP-N-acetylmuramoyl-L-alanyl-D-glutamate--2,6-diaminopimelate ligase, whose protein sequence is MNSGQTAGAGAPEITGVTCDSRRVVPGFLFAAIPGTANDGRDYIPDALARGAAAILAPPGTRLPDGYETTPLLDTDNPRRRYALLAARFYPHQPETVAAVTGTNGKTSVASFLRQIWKQAGLKAASAGTLGIQSDVFSRDEGLTTPDPADLHADLSHLADLGVDHLALEASSHGLDQCRLDGVRIAAGAFTNLTRDHLDYHGSTDAYFKAKRRLFDALVVDGGAAVINADDTHGAAVIAAAQARHLRVRTYGERGVDFKLLSTRPDARGQHLSLMAEGIERDLFLPLAGRFQAMNALCALGLARVTGVSVETALAALESLSGAPGRMEWIGEKPAGGAVYVDYAHTPDALENVLTALRPHATGALAVVFGCGGDRDKGKRPEMGRIASDLADRVIVTDDNPRSEDPDQIRAEILAAAPGASEIADRGEAIMTAVADLSAGEILIIAGKGHERGQIVGSRILPFDDREAARAALAGEG, encoded by the coding sequence ATGAACAGCGGCCAGACGGCCGGGGCGGGGGCCCCGGAGATCACGGGCGTGACCTGTGATTCGCGCCGCGTCGTGCCCGGATTCCTGTTCGCCGCCATTCCCGGCACCGCCAACGACGGCCGCGATTACATTCCCGACGCCCTGGCACGGGGGGCGGCGGCGATCCTGGCGCCGCCCGGCACCCGGTTGCCCGACGGATACGAGACCACGCCGCTCCTTGATACGGACAACCCACGCCGCCGCTATGCCCTGCTGGCGGCGCGGTTCTATCCGCATCAGCCGGAAACCGTCGCCGCCGTCACCGGCACCAACGGCAAGACCTCGGTCGCAAGTTTCCTGCGTCAGATATGGAAACAGGCGGGCCTTAAGGCCGCCAGCGCCGGAACCCTGGGCATTCAGTCGGACGTATTTTCCCGGGACGAGGGGCTGACTACGCCCGACCCGGCGGACCTGCACGCGGACCTGTCGCATCTGGCGGACCTCGGTGTTGATCATCTGGCGCTTGAGGCGTCGAGCCACGGGCTCGATCAGTGCCGGCTCGACGGGGTGCGCATCGCCGCCGGTGCCTTCACCAACCTGACCCGCGACCACCTGGATTATCACGGCAGCACCGACGCCTATTTCAAGGCCAAGCGCCGCCTGTTCGATGCCCTGGTCGTGGATGGTGGCGCCGCCGTCATCAACGCCGACGACACCCATGGCGCCGCCGTGATCGCCGCCGCCCAGGCCCGTCATTTGCGGGTCCGCACCTATGGCGAACGCGGTGTCGACTTCAAGCTTCTGTCGACCCGGCCCGATGCCCGCGGCCAACACCTCAGTCTGATGGCCGAGGGGATTGAGCGCGACTTGTTCCTGCCCCTGGCAGGGCGGTTCCAGGCCATGAACGCGCTTTGCGCCTTGGGCCTGGCCCGGGTCACGGGGGTTTCCGTGGAAACGGCCCTGGCGGCGCTGGAAAGCCTGTCGGGTGCGCCGGGGCGCATGGAATGGATCGGCGAAAAGCCCGCGGGCGGCGCCGTCTATGTGGATTACGCCCATACCCCGGACGCCCTGGAAAACGTGCTGACGGCGCTGCGCCCCCATGCGACGGGTGCCCTTGCCGTGGTGTTCGGATGCGGCGGCGACCGGGACAAGGGAAAGCGGCCGGAAATGGGCCGTATCGCCAGCGACCTGGCCGACCGCGTGATCGTCACCGACGACAACCCGCGCAGTGAAGACCCCGATCAAATCCGCGCCGAAATCCTGGCGGCCGCCCCCGGCGCCTCGGAAATCGCCGACCGGGGTGAGGCGATCATGACCGCCGTCGCCGACCTGTCGGCGGGCGAAATTCTGATCATCGCCGGCAAGGGTCACGAGCGGGGCCAGATCGTGGGATCGCGCATCCTGCCCTTCGACGACCGTGAAGCGGCCCGCGCCGCCCTGGCGGGAGAGGGTTGA
- a CDS encoding penicillin-binding protein 2, whose amino-acid sequence MIASLMQGDLFDFARYRGGPTGRTAEALETGRSRLVVTGLVISMAFMALGWRVVDLTLFADRAEPRLARSVNPLAPVQERADIVDRNGIVVATSLPAVSLYVDPKHVMDVQETADKLIRVLPDLDRDKLEKRLSSRGRFVYLKRNLTPEQHYAVNRLGLPGIQFERGERRVYPQGRLLAHVLGVTDIDGRGTAGIERHFESKLTGGGAPLQLSIDLRIQAIAHEVLSSTVQEFSALGGTAIVMDANTSELVAMVSLPDFDPNRPVEMLGEAGFNRATKGVYEMGSTFKLLTAAMALDSGVVAISGGYDASKPMRVARFSITDYHAKNRWLSVPEILIFSSNIGAAKMALDVGTKAQQTYLGRLGLLRPSPVELPEVGHPLVPSPWREISTVTVSYGHGLSVSPVQLANAIATTVNGGIRRPTTLIKQQAPEGIPGARVFSPDTSAKMRGLMRLVVSRGTGKNAEKEADGYLIGGKTGTAEKIKAGGGYSDKANIASFVGAFPIHAPRYVVCVVVDEPKGTKESFGYATGGWVAAPAVGRIVQRTAGIMGISPEFGMPHLAATRELPADANEITAALKPAALRDVENVSRQPEQVRAAE is encoded by the coding sequence ATGATCGCATCCCTCATGCAAGGTGATCTGTTCGATTTCGCGCGTTACCGGGGTGGCCCCACGGGGCGCACGGCCGAAGCCCTTGAAACCGGGCGCTCGCGCCTTGTCGTCACCGGGCTGGTCATCTCCATGGCCTTCATGGCGCTGGGCTGGCGGGTGGTTGACCTGACCCTGTTCGCCGACCGGGCGGAACCGCGCCTAGCGCGCAGCGTCAATCCCCTGGCCCCCGTCCAGGAACGGGCGGACATCGTCGACCGCAACGGCATCGTCGTCGCGACCTCGCTGCCGGCTGTCTCGCTTTACGTCGATCCCAAGCACGTGATGGACGTGCAGGAGACAGCGGACAAGTTGATCCGCGTGTTGCCCGACCTGGATCGCGACAAGCTGGAAAAGCGCCTTTCGTCGCGCGGGCGGTTCGTCTACCTGAAACGCAACCTGACGCCGGAACAGCATTACGCGGTCAATCGTCTGGGGCTGCCGGGCATTCAGTTCGAACGCGGCGAACGCCGTGTCTATCCCCAGGGCCGCCTGCTGGCCCATGTCCTGGGTGTTACCGATATCGACGGCCGCGGCACGGCCGGGATTGAGCGCCATTTCGAAAGCAAGCTGACGGGCGGGGGCGCGCCGCTGCAACTGTCCATCGATCTGCGCATCCAGGCCATTGCCCACGAAGTCCTGAGCAGCACGGTGCAGGAATTTTCCGCCCTTGGCGGCACGGCCATCGTGATGGACGCCAATACGTCCGAACTGGTGGCCATGGTGTCGCTGCCTGATTTCGACCCCAACCGCCCGGTGGAAATGCTGGGCGAGGCCGGTTTCAACCGCGCCACCAAGGGCGTCTATGAAATGGGCTCGACCTTCAAGCTGTTGACCGCCGCCATGGCGCTGGATTCCGGCGTGGTCGCTATTTCCGGCGGCTACGATGCGTCCAAGCCGATGCGCGTGGCGCGCTTCTCGATCACCGATTATCACGCCAAGAACCGCTGGCTCAGCGTGCCGGAGATTCTGATTTTTTCATCGAATATCGGGGCAGCCAAAATGGCTCTCGATGTGGGCACCAAAGCCCAACAGACCTACCTCGGGCGGCTCGGCCTCCTGCGTCCGTCCCCCGTTGAGTTGCCTGAGGTAGGTCATCCTCTTGTCCCGTCGCCCTGGCGCGAAATCAGCACCGTGACCGTTTCCTACGGTCATGGTCTGTCGGTTTCGCCGGTGCAGCTTGCCAATGCCATCGCGACGACGGTTAACGGCGGGATCCGCCGGCCGACCACGTTGATCAAGCAGCAGGCGCCCGAGGGCATTCCGGGGGCCCGCGTGTTTTCGCCCGACACCTCGGCCAAGATGCGCGGCCTGATGCGCCTGGTCGTCAGCCGCGGCACCGGTAAGAACGCGGAGAAGGAAGCCGACGGCTACCTGATCGGCGGCAAGACCGGCACGGCGGAAAAGATCAAGGCCGGCGGCGGTTATTCCGACAAGGCCAACATCGCGTCCTTCGTCGGCGCGTTCCCGATCCACGCACCGCGCTATGTGGTCTGCGTCGTCGTGGACGAGCCCAAGGGCACCAAGGAATCTTTCGGCTATGCCACGGGCGGCTGGGTCGCCGCACCGGCGGTCGGCCGCATCGTGCAGCGCACGGCCGGGATCATGGGCATTTCGCCGGAATTCGGCATGCCGCATCTGGCCGCGACCCGGGAGTTGCCGGCCGATGCGAATGAAATCACGGCCGCCCTGAAGCCGGCGGCCCTTCGCGACGTTGAAAACGTTTCCCGTCAACCGGAGCAGGTGCGTGCGGCTGAGTGA
- the rsmH gene encoding 16S rRNA (cytosine(1402)-N(4))-methyltransferase RsmH, whose amino-acid sequence MADKSRHSPVMLAEVLSALEPRDGGVYVDATFGAGGYSRGLLEAADCTVWGIDRDPLAQSIGADLGLEFPGRLTVLAGRFGDMHELLSSVGVERVDGVALDLGVSSMQLDDPARGFSFRADGPLDMRMDADSRLGHDMATAADVVNSMAEQELADLIYKYGEERASRRVARAIVELREKAPITRTEELADLIRSVVRKSKDGIDPATRTFQALRIFVNDELGELVRGLAGAEALLAPGGRLAVVSFHSLEDRAVKEFLRERSGAGPRPSRHLPDLPVSTHKPTFTLITRGTVKPGQTETRSNPRARSARLRWAVRTDTPARAAA is encoded by the coding sequence ATGGCTGATAAATCCCGTCACTCCCCGGTCATGCTTGCCGAAGTTCTGAGCGCCCTGGAGCCCCGGGACGGCGGCGTCTATGTGGATGCCACCTTCGGGGCCGGCGGCTATTCCCGCGGATTGCTGGAAGCCGCCGACTGCACGGTCTGGGGCATCGACCGCGATCCCCTGGCGCAAAGCATCGGCGCCGACCTGGGCCTGGAATTTCCGGGTCGCCTGACGGTCCTGGCCGGGCGCTTCGGCGATATGCACGAACTGCTGTCCTCCGTCGGGGTGGAGCGGGTCGACGGCGTGGCCCTTGATCTCGGCGTGTCCTCCATGCAGTTGGACGACCCGGCGCGCGGATTTTCCTTCCGCGCCGATGGGCCGCTCGACATGCGCATGGACGCGGACAGCCGTCTCGGCCACGACATGGCGACCGCCGCTGACGTGGTCAATTCCATGGCCGAACAGGAACTGGCCGACCTTATCTATAAGTATGGCGAGGAGCGGGCATCGCGCCGCGTCGCCCGCGCCATCGTCGAACTGCGCGAAAAGGCGCCGATCACCCGCACGGAGGAATTGGCCGATCTGATCCGCAGCGTCGTCCGGAAATCCAAGGACGGCATCGATCCGGCAACCCGCACGTTCCAGGCGCTGCGCATCTTCGTCAATGACGAACTGGGTGAATTGGTCCGCGGCCTTGCCGGGGCCGAGGCGCTGCTGGCGCCGGGCGGCCGATTGGCCGTCGTATCCTTCCATTCACTTGAAGACCGGGCGGTGAAAGAGTTTCTCCGCGAACGGTCCGGCGCCGGGCCGCGCCCGTCGCGCCATCTGCCGGACCTGCCGGTCAGCACGCACAAGCCGACCTTCACCCTGATCACCCGCGGCACGGTCAAGCCGGGTCAGACCGAAACCCGGTCCAACCCGCGCGCCCGTTCGGCCCGCCTGCGCTGGGCCGTGCGCACGGACACGCCCGCCCGGGCGGCGGCATGA
- a CDS encoding division/cell wall cluster transcriptional repressor MraZ, producing MALLVGRHVNRIDRKGRVSVPKPFRAALSRGRADADADAFSGLYAFPSFKYPALEACDEAFMMRLAEGLEDLDVFSDDQDDLAAVILENARELPMDPEGRIVLTDDLRDYANIKGEVLFVGRGQRMMMWEPAAYEAQRGGAFERAKSRGMTLKLPKRPGASAGEDGDG from the coding sequence GTGGCGCTGCTGGTTGGACGGCACGTCAACAGGATCGACAGGAAGGGACGGGTCAGCGTACCCAAGCCCTTCCGTGCGGCCCTGTCACGCGGCCGCGCCGACGCGGATGCCGACGCCTTCTCCGGCCTTTATGCCTTTCCGTCCTTCAAGTATCCGGCGCTCGAAGCCTGCGACGAGGCCTTCATGATGCGCCTCGCCGAAGGGCTCGAAGACCTTGACGTGTTCTCCGACGACCAGGACGACCTGGCCGCCGTGATCCTGGAAAACGCCCGCGAGCTGCCGATGGATCCGGAAGGCCGCATCGTCCTGACCGACGACCTGCGCGATTACGCCAACATCAAGGGCGAGGTTCTGTTCGTCGGACGCGGCCAGCGCATGATGATGTGGGAGCCCGCCGCCTACGAAGCCCAGCGCGGCGGCGCCTTCGAGCGCGCCAAATCGCGTGGCATGACATTGAAATTACCGAAACGGCCAGGCGCATCGGCCGGGGAGGACGGTGATGGCTGA
- a CDS encoding N-acetylmuramoyl-L-alanine amidase, protein MPEIVIDPSPNCDDRGPGFTVDMLVLHYTGMETAAAALDRLKDPKAEVSAHYLIDEDGTVHRLVDEKMRAWHAGVAHWRGRTDINARSIGIELVNPGHEWGYREFPEAQIRELEAVCFGVLTRHPIPARNVVGHSDVAPTRKTDPGELFPWARLAGKGIGLWPGEADNLIMDQPVLADALREIGYDVTDFNAALKAFQRHFRPDRVTGRIDPETARRALGLVEVLRRDEGAVS, encoded by the coding sequence ATGCCCGAGATCGTCATCGACCCCAGCCCGAATTGCGATGACCGCGGCCCCGGTTTCACCGTGGACATGCTGGTGCTGCACTATACCGGCATGGAAACGGCGGCGGCGGCGTTGGACCGCCTCAAGGACCCCAAGGCCGAGGTCTCGGCCCATTACCTGATCGACGAGGACGGCACGGTCCACCGCTTGGTGGACGAAAAGATGCGCGCCTGGCACGCGGGCGTCGCCCATTGGCGGGGGCGCACGGACATCAACGCGCGGTCCATCGGGATCGAGCTGGTCAACCCCGGCCACGAATGGGGTTACCGCGAATTCCCCGAGGCGCAGATCCGCGAGCTTGAGGCCGTGTGCTTCGGCGTGCTCACCCGCCATCCCATTCCGGCCCGCAACGTGGTCGGCCATTCCGACGTGGCACCGACACGCAAGACCGATCCGGGCGAATTGTTCCCCTGGGCGCGGCTGGCCGGCAAGGGCATCGGCCTGTGGCCGGGCGAAGCGGACAACCTGATCATGGACCAACCTGTTCTGGCCGATGCGCTTCGGGAAATCGGCTACGACGTCACCGACTTCAACGCGGCCCTCAAGGCCTTCCAGCGCCACTTCCGCCCGGACCGTGTGACCGGCCGCATCGACCCCGAGACGGCGCGCCGGGCACTCGGCCTGGTCGAGGTCCTGCGCCGCGACGAGGGCGCTGTTTCCTGA
- a CDS encoding TerB family tellurite resistance protein: MSIWGKVVGGVAGFAMGGPLGALIGGIAGHMYDQKKAGDEALLSGAEGSDAQNEARQVAFTQAVIVLAAKMAKSDGAVSKDEILAFRRMFHVPPEDEAAVGKLFNEARKDATGYEPYAEQIAMMFTREPAVLEELLAALFHIAKADGAVHPGEMEFLRRTALIFGFTPQGFERLKAMHLDEPKKADPYEILGVKRTDSDADIKKAYRQLIRENHPDKLMADGMPQEFIDLANDKMAAINAAYDQVKKERKL; the protein is encoded by the coding sequence ATGAGCATTTGGGGTAAAGTCGTCGGCGGGGTTGCCGGCTTCGCCATGGGCGGGCCGCTGGGTGCGCTCATCGGCGGCATCGCGGGCCATATGTACGACCAGAAGAAGGCGGGGGACGAGGCCTTGTTGTCCGGCGCTGAAGGGTCGGATGCCCAGAACGAAGCCCGTCAGGTCGCCTTCACCCAGGCCGTCATCGTGCTGGCCGCCAAGATGGCGAAATCCGACGGCGCGGTGTCGAAGGACGAAATTCTCGCCTTTCGCCGCATGTTCCATGTCCCGCCCGAGGACGAAGCCGCCGTCGGCAAGCTGTTCAACGAGGCGCGCAAGGACGCGACCGGCTACGAGCCCTATGCCGAACAGATCGCCATGATGTTCACCCGCGAGCCGGCGGTGCTGGAAGAATTACTTGCAGCCCTGTTCCATATCGCCAAGGCCGACGGCGCCGTGCATCCCGGCGAGATGGAGTTCCTGCGCCGCACGGCCCTGATCTTCGGGTTCACCCCCCAGGGGTTCGAGCGCCTGAAGGCCATGCATCTGGACGAGCCCAAGAAAGCCGACCCCTACGAAATCCTGGGCGTGAAGCGCACGGATTCGGATGCCGACATCAAAAAGGCCTATCGCCAATTGATCCGCGAGAACCATCCGGACAAACTGATGGCCGACGGCATGCCCCAGGAATTCATCGACCTCGCCAACGACAAGATGGCGGCCATCAACGCCGCCTATGATCAGGTCAAGAAAGAGCGCAAGCTCTAA